One genomic window of Hyperolius riggenbachi isolate aHypRig1 chromosome 7, aHypRig1.pri, whole genome shotgun sequence includes the following:
- the LOC137525455 gene encoding E3 ubiquitin/ISG15 ligase TRIM25-like: MPAYLRNELECSVCKEMLTDPTTLTCGHTFCLKCIEKTWDTQDKGYSLCPNCYQRFKNRPRLQRNWSLRQVVEFCKLTKSKSNTSELSCTYFVHASVAAVKSCLQCEASFCDDHLKVHSKGADHILVDPTTSFKKRKCLTHNKIIDHYCIEDDACICSCCISLEEHRGHHVEIIKVAAEKKKRKLRFMQEDLCCKKRKVEECLENCREVPGKVSDAMELEPQTSHDSFSKTKLFDLSSQIDEIDEICHLTDPFLVLQHGMEKSNESSSEIN, encoded by the coding sequence ATGCCAGCCTATCTGAGAAATGAACTGGAATGTTCAGTCTGTAAGGAGATGCTTACTGACCCAACAACACTGACGTGTGGCCATACCTTCTGCCTGAAATGCATAGAGAAAACCTGGGACACTCAGGATAAGGGATACTCTCTCTGCCCTAACTGCTACCAGAGATTCAAAAACAGGCCTCGGCTCCAACGAAACTGGAGCCTCCGACAGGTAGTCGAGTTCTGCAAACTAACCAAGTCAAAGTCCAACACTAGTGAACTGAGCTGTACATACTTTGTTCATGCCTCAGTAGCTGCTGTTAAATCCTGTCTACAGTGTGAAGCCTCCTTTTGTGATGACCACCTGAAGGTCCACAGCAAGGGGGCTGACCACATCCTGGTAGATCCCACCACCTCCTTTAAGAAGAGGAAATGCCTCACCCATAATAAGATCATTGACCATTACTGCATTGAAGATGATGCCTGTATCTGTTCCTGCTGCATCTCATTGGAAGAGCACCGAGGACACCACGTGGAAATAATAAAAGTGGCAGctgagaagaaaaaaaggaagctTCGTTTTATGCAAGAGGACCTGTGTTGTAAGAAAAGGAAAGTAGAGGAATGTCTGGAGAATTGCAGAGAAGTACCGGGGAAGGTATCTGATGCCATGGAGCTGGAACCACAAACTTCACATGACTCCTTCTCAAAGACTAAACTCTTTGATCTTTCCTCTCAGATAGATGAGATTGATGAAATATGTCATCTGACTGACCCATTCCTGGTCCTGCAGCATGGAATGGAAAAGAGTAATGAaagctccagtgaaataaattaa